GGAGTAAACATTAGAGCCTTATCAATAGCAGACACTTCAGATTTTGGAATTTTAAGGTTAATTGTTCCAGATCCTGAAGAAACCAAAAAATTACTCGAAGACAACAATTTCATTGTGAAAATTGGAGAGGTTATAGCCGTAAGAATGGCAGATCATCCTGGAGGATTGGGTGTAATCCTTGGAATTCTGGATGATAATAATATCAATCTTGAATATTTATATGCATTTGTAGAAGAAAAAGAAGAAATGGCAATTGTACTTTTGCACCCTGAAAATATTGACGCAGGAATTAAAGCACTGCAAAATGGAGGAGCAAAAGTAATTTCAGCAAAGGAAATATATGGGTTGTGAACTACCCCTCCCTTTCGGAAGGAGCTTCTTCCTTCATTAAATCCACTAATGTGGTTTTTTTCAGAGAAGCTTTAATTTCCGTAGTTCCTACGGTACTGATTAGATTAAGTGTAGTATGCTTGGTTATCGCATACGATACTATTAATTATTGTTAAACTATTATTTATATGTAGTGGTTGGATTCATCCCCACCCTCACACATAGGTATTCTCCAACATTAAGATAAATTAACCTAGCCATTTAATTATCTTCTTTATTTCATTTTTATTTTCAAAAAAGATGATTAAAATTGTAATTATTAAAATTCGGGAATAAATAAATGAAAGGAATTATTTAATTAGGATGATTTAATAGAAGCAAATCCACGTTCAAATGCATTCAGATTGATATCCAAACTCTTTTCAGGCAAATTTGCCTTCATAGACTCAATGACAACTTCTTTTTTAAGAGGAAATCCCTTTACAGCAGCTGCTCCTCCAAGCATGACCATGTTCATTGATAGCAAATGCCCCGATTCCTTTGCAATTTGATCGGCATTAAATGCATAAACTTTCATAGATTTATTGTTAAGTTCGCATAGAATATCTTCAATTTTAGGATAGGAAAATTCACCTGCATTTAGGTTAAAAGGATATATTGTGGATGTATTAACTATCACCGATGTTTTACGACTTAACTTTGGAATAGCACGTAAAGCTTCTATAGGTTCAAAGGATATTAACAAATCTGCTGAACCATATTCTATTATGGGATTGTATGCATCCCCAATCTTAAGTTCAGTTGACACGCCTCCACCTCGCTGAGCCATACCATGTACCTCGCTCATAACAACAGGCATACTACTTTTCATAGCTGCTTCTCCAAGAACAGTTGAAGTCTTTATGATTCCCTGCCCTCCAACCCCTGAAATATAAATATTGTAAGGTTTCATTATCCATCGCTCCAATAAATAAATTTAGAAATTTAATTATTTGTTAAAACTATTTTTTTATCCCTATTGCTTTTTCAGGGCAAATTTGTACGCATACATTGCATTTATTGCATATCTGAGGGTCAATATGAATTGAACCATCTTCATCAGTATATATAGCTGTACATGCAAATTCTGTGACACATTTAGCACATGAATCACATTTATTCTGTTTCACTTCAAGGCTGAGGTCACTCTTTCTTACTCTCTTAATTAGCATGCATGGATATCTGGATATTACAACTGCAACACCATTGAATTCCAGTGCCTCTTTAAACGTTTCCTGAGACTTTTTAACGTTTAATGGATTTATTAATCTTAAAAATTCAACCCCTGTAGCTTTTACTATTTCTTCAATTGAAATTTCAGGAGCTTCCCCTCCCATACCATCGACAGGCAGACCCGGATGCGGTTGGCCTCCTGTCATTGCAGTTGTTCTGTTATCCAAAATAACCAGAACAAATCTGTTTTTATTATGAACTGCATTTATGAGCGGAGGTATTCCTGCATGGAAAAAAGTTGAATCACCAATAAAACTCACAACATTTTGATCTGTTGCCTTTGAAAATCCACAACTAGTTCCAATAGAAGAACCCATGGAAAGCAAATAATCAGCTGAATTATATGGTGAAGCCACTCCAAGCGTATAACAACCAATATCAGTTGGATAAATCACATTTTCTAGACTAAGTTCTGCAACTGCTTTTTTAACAGAATAATATGCTGCCCTATGGGGACATCCAGGACAAAGAGTAGGTTGACGTTCGGGAATGGCAATTTCACTCACATTTGCATTGTATATATTCAAATTGATATCAATAACTTTGTTCAAAGCATTAAGAACAATGTTTGGGCTGTACTCATATATCATTGGCAATGTACCATCCAGTTTGCCATGAATATTTTTTTTAAGCCCATTTTGCCCTATAATTGACAGTACTTCCTTTTCCATTATGGGATCAACCTCTTCAACAATAATTACTGTTTCAAGGTCTTTAATGAAATCCAGTACAAGTTGATCTGGAAATGGGTACGATAATGTTATCTTCAAAACATTAATTTCAAGCTGGTTCTCCTCAACAGCATCCATAACATAATTAAATGCACTTCCACTTGAAATTACACCTACTTTTCCATTTTTATTAACAATTGTGTTCAATGGAGAGTTGTTTGTAATATTCTTTAGTTTTTCCATTTTTTCCACAAGAATTTTATGCATCAGCATTGCTGTGGAAGGTACAGGAACAAATCTTTTGGGATCCCTTTTGAAAAAACCCTTTTTGGGTTTATCTACATTAGTACCTGTTTTAACTACTCCCCTCATATGAGAAACCCGTGTTGTAGTCCTCATAAGTACTGGCAATTTAAATTCTTCAGATAACTCATAGCTGTATTTCATAAGATCCTTTATTTCCTGTGGATTTGAAGGTTCAACCATTGGGATATTTGCAAGTCTTGCATAGTGCCGGTTATCTTGTTCATTCTGTGATGAAAACATTGATGGATCATCTGCAGATAAAATAACCATACCTCCCTCAACACTTGTATATGCCACACTCATAAAGGAATCTGATGCAACATTTAAACCAACATGTTTCATGAAGGTAAAGGATCTTACACCTGAAGCTGCTGCAGCTGCAGCAACTTCTAGAGCTACCTTTTCATTAGTCGAAAATTCAAAATATATTCCTGCATCGGTTGCAATCTTAGAAAACACATCTCCAATCTCTGATGAAGGAGTACCAGGATAAGTGGATGCTAATCCAACCCCTGCTTCTATTGCACCTCTTACAGTTGCTTCATTTCCGAGCAAGAATAAATTTTCATTTTCGCTTGCTGTTAAAATTTCTTTTATATCCATGACGATCACTTAAAATTAAAATCTTTATATTTCTGATATAGCTTTTATTATTTAAATGAATAAACAAATTATGTAAATTATTAATTTCTAATTATTTAATTAAACAATAGTTCCATTTCACATTATTGATATGTAACACAAGAATATATTTGTTTATCAATCCTTCTGCAGGTTTTAAAATTAAATATTTCTTGATCAATTAATTAATTTAAAATCATAGTTCTAAGTAATAATACTCATTAAAAATAGTTATGGACATATAAATGATTAAAAAAGCCAAGATCCAAGATATGGAAGTTGAATATGAAGTTATCCATAGAAAAGTTAAATACGCTAGATTAGAAATTAAAACTGATAAATTGAGGATTATAATGCCTTTAAATTATAATAAAGATGAAGAAATTATAAAAAAACATGAAAATTGGATATATAAAAAGTTAAGCCGTATAAAAGCATCCCAAGAAGAGGCAAATAATAAAGAACTAAACTTTTTCATGACCGAACCAGAATTCAGAGAGATTGTTTTGTTATTTGTTAAAAATTTATCCAATAATTTGAATGTAAAGGTTAATAAAGTATATTTCAAGAAGATGAAAACTCGATGGGGAAGCTGTAGCTCAAAAAAGAATGTTAACATAAACATTTATTTGATGCATCTCCCCATTTATCTTATAGAATATGTAATATTCCATGAATTAACCCATCTAGTTGAAATGGGACATAACAGAAGATTTTGGAGCATAATATCCACAAAATATCCTGATTACAAAAAACAGGAACACGAACTATTAATTTATTGGCTTCTAGTAAGAAAACTCATTGATACAGAACATTGAATCAATAAACATTTTGGAGAATATATTATCACTACTTATAAATTATTTATAATATATGAACCAATATCTAACCATCTAACGTAAATGAAATTTATTCATTCAGAAAGGTTAAATGATTTAATAATAAGAATTAATGAGCTTTTAATTTAAATAAATCTTTTTTAATTAGATTTTTAGTAAAAAAATTGGAGATAGAAATGTTAAAGGTTAATGTTCTGAGGCAAGACCCAGACATGGGTGAAAAACCTCATTTAGAAAGTTATAGTGTTCCTGAAAATGATAAGATGAAAATTCTGGATGCGCTGAATTATATCAACACAGAGTACAATGCAGATATAGCCTACAGATGCTCTTGCAGAGCAGGTCAATGTGGATCATGTGCTTTGAAAATGAATGGGAACGTGGTTTTAGCTTGCAAAGCCGAAATAACAAATAATGCAATTATTGAACCACTTGACTTTGATGTGATCAAAGATTTGGTTGTTGACAGGTCCAAATTTGATAAAAAAGTTGGAAAATTGGATCTTTATTTAGAAGGTGAATGTAAAAATCAGGATTGTCCTGCTGTAATAAATCCTGAAGAATATGCAGACACAAAAAAGATTAGAAGCTGTATTGAATGTTTATCTTGTATATCCGCATGTCCGGTAGTAAACGAAACATCGGAATTTGCAGGTCCATACTTCATGCGATACATTTCCAAATTTGCAATGGATCCAAGAGACTGCGCAGATCGTGCTAGTGAAGGGTTTGACGAAGGACTTTATTGTTGTACATCTTGTGGAAAATGTGCAGAAGTCTGTCCAAAGGAAATAAACACCTTTGGATCCGCCATTGAAAAATTGAGAGCAATTGCATGCCAAGAAGATGTAGGTCCTCTACCTATTCACAAAGAGGTTATGGAGCTCATAAAAAAAACAGGCCGCTCAGTTGAACCACTTGGCAAAGGAACCATGGGAAAAGGGTTTATAAAAGCTGTTTCAGAGGGCAAAATAGATATCGCGAACAGTAAACAATCGGGAATAACTAATGAATCCAATTCAGAATCTAAAACAAAAAAACCAAAAGTAGCATTTTTCACAGGTTGTATGGTTGATTATAAGATTCCAGAGATAAGAGTTGCATTTCTGAAAGTGTTGGAAGACAACGATATAGATGTTATTGTTCCAGAAGATCAAGTGTGTTGTGGTTCACCATTACTTAGAACTGGACAGACAGATCTGGTTTCTGATCTTGTTAAGAAAAACGAGGAAGTCTTCAAAGACTACGATACCATAGTTACAGTATGTGCTGGATGCGGTTCAACCCTTAAAAATGACTATCCAAAATATGGAGTTAATCTGAATGTGGTGGATATTAGTGAATTTTTAGCTGAAAGATTAAACACAGCAGATATGAAACCAGTTAACATGCGAGTAACATACCATGACCCATGCCATCTTGTTAGAGGGCAAGGAATAAGTAAAGAACCTCGAGAAATACTTAAAAAGATTAAAGGGCTTGAATTTGTAGAAATGGAATTTCCTGACCAGTGCTGTGGTGCAGGTGGAGGTGTAAGGGCCGGAAAACCTGAAATAGCAGCCGGGCTTGGTAAAAAAAAGGTTGATATGGTTAAAGACTTGGGTGTAGATGCAGTTATTACCATATGTCCATTCTGTGAATACAATATCAGAGATAGTTTAGAGAAAGCCGGAATAGAAAATGTAAAGGTAATGAATATTCTGAAGCTTCTTGAAATGGCCTATGATTGTTAAATTAATGAATTAAAGTATTTTAACCTAAAAATTTAAGTGAAAAATATGATTTACGTTGTTTTTGTTGAACCTGAATCTCCTGGAAATATTGGTTTTCTTGCAAGGACCATGAAAAATTTTGGATTAACAAATTTAGTCCTTATAAATCCATGTGAATTAAAAAATGAAAGTTACTTTCAAGCAATGCATGCAAGAGATGTTGTAAGCAACTCGGTAACGTATGATTCGCTTGAAAATTTTTTAATGGATGCTAAAATTGACTCGGCTGTTGGGACTACAGGTACTGCAGGTGGAAGTTATAATGTAGCCAGAATTGCTGTAAGTCCAGAACAACTTGCAGATTCAATTAACTACCAAGGTAATGTGGCTTTAATCTTCGGTAGAGAAGGTAATGGGCTTTCAAATCAAGAAATTAAGCTGTGTGATGTGATTGTAAGTATTCCTACCCATGATTATTACCCCATACTTAACATAACCCATGCCGCAGCCATCATATTTTATGAAATGTTTAAGAGAGAAAAGTCTTATCCTGTTGATGGGCTTGAAGCTGCAACAAAAGCTGAAAAAGAGAGCTTGATGATATACATGGATGATATAATCCAAAAATTAGGTTACCCCACTCATAAAAGCAAAAATGCATCTCTGGTATTTAAACGAATTATTGAAAGAGCATTTATATCTGGAAGAGAAGCTCATACCTTGAAAGGAACTTTAAGGAGAATAAACGCACGCATAAAAGAAAAAGGAAATGAAGGTGAAAAATAATGTTCCTTGGAATTACCCCCTTTGATATAATCATGATAGTGGTCATAATACTACTGATAATAATGATTCCAATTCTACTTAAAATGAGAATAAATTCTTCAATCTCACGTTACACATTTGAACTTGAAGCAATGGTCAAAGAATCCAAAAAAACATTGGTAAAAATATGTGTGGAAAATGGAAATCCAATAAATGATCCAAGTGATGCCGTTGATAATTTCATGGAATTTTTTATTGTCCCTCCTGTTGCACTTGATCCTGCAGGTATAATGGATAAATT
This sequence is a window from Methanobacterium sp. SMA-27. Protein-coding genes within it:
- a CDS encoding ACT domain-containing protein, which translates into the protein MKIKQLSIFLENRKGRMKNALDVLEKGGVNIRALSIADTSDFGILRLIVPDPEETKKLLEDNNFIVKIGEVIAVRMADHPGGLGVILGILDDNNINLEYLYAFVEEKEEMAIVLLHPENIDAGIKALQNGGAKVISAKEIYGL
- a CDS encoding indolepyruvate oxidoreductase subunit beta; the encoded protein is MKPYNIYISGVGGQGIIKTSTVLGEAAMKSSMPVVMSEVHGMAQRGGGVSTELKIGDAYNPIIEYGSADLLISFEPIEALRAIPKLSRKTSVIVNTSTIYPFNLNAGEFSYPKIEDILCELNNKSMKVYAFNADQIAKESGHLLSMNMVMLGGAAAVKGFPLKKEVVIESMKANLPEKSLDINLNAFERGFASIKSS
- the iorA gene encoding indolepyruvate ferredoxin oxidoreductase subunit alpha; the protein is MDIKEILTASENENLFLLGNEATVRGAIEAGVGLASTYPGTPSSEIGDVFSKIATDAGIYFEFSTNEKVALEVAAAAAASGVRSFTFMKHVGLNVASDSFMSVAYTSVEGGMVILSADDPSMFSSQNEQDNRHYARLANIPMVEPSNPQEIKDLMKYSYELSEEFKLPVLMRTTTRVSHMRGVVKTGTNVDKPKKGFFKRDPKRFVPVPSTAMLMHKILVEKMEKLKNITNNSPLNTIVNKNGKVGVISSGSAFNYVMDAVEENQLEINVLKITLSYPFPDQLVLDFIKDLETVIIVEEVDPIMEKEVLSIIGQNGLKKNIHGKLDGTLPMIYEYSPNIVLNALNKVIDINLNIYNANVSEIAIPERQPTLCPGCPHRAAYYSVKKAVAELSLENVIYPTDIGCYTLGVASPYNSADYLLSMGSSIGTSCGFSKATDQNVVSFIGDSTFFHAGIPPLINAVHNKNRFVLVILDNRTTAMTGGQPHPGLPVDGMGGEAPEISIEEIVKATGVEFLRLINPLNVKKSQETFKEALEFNGVAVVISRYPCMLIKRVRKSDLSLEVKQNKCDSCAKCVTEFACTAIYTDEDGSIHIDPQICNKCNVCVQICPEKAIGIKK
- a CDS encoding M48 family metallopeptidase is translated as MIKKAKIQDMEVEYEVIHRKVKYARLEIKTDKLRIIMPLNYNKDEEIIKKHENWIYKKLSRIKASQEEANNKELNFFMTEPEFREIVLLFVKNLSNNLNVKVNKVYFKKMKTRWGSCSSKKNVNINIYLMHLPIYLIEYVIFHELTHLVEMGHNRRFWSIISTKYPDYKKQEHELLIYWLLVRKLIDTEH
- the tfrB gene encoding fumarate reductase (CoM/CoB) subunit TfrB; translated protein: MLKVNVLRQDPDMGEKPHLESYSVPENDKMKILDALNYINTEYNADIAYRCSCRAGQCGSCALKMNGNVVLACKAEITNNAIIEPLDFDVIKDLVVDRSKFDKKVGKLDLYLEGECKNQDCPAVINPEEYADTKKIRSCIECLSCISACPVVNETSEFAGPYFMRYISKFAMDPRDCADRASEGFDEGLYCCTSCGKCAEVCPKEINTFGSAIEKLRAIACQEDVGPLPIHKEVMELIKKTGRSVEPLGKGTMGKGFIKAVSEGKIDIANSKQSGITNESNSESKTKKPKVAFFTGCMVDYKIPEIRVAFLKVLEDNDIDVIVPEDQVCCGSPLLRTGQTDLVSDLVKKNEEVFKDYDTIVTVCAGCGSTLKNDYPKYGVNLNVVDISEFLAERLNTADMKPVNMRVTYHDPCHLVRGQGISKEPREILKKIKGLEFVEMEFPDQCCGAGGGVRAGKPEIAAGLGKKKVDMVKDLGVDAVITICPFCEYNIRDSLEKAGIENVKVMNILKLLEMAYDC
- a CDS encoding RNA methyltransferase — translated: MIYVVFVEPESPGNIGFLARTMKNFGLTNLVLINPCELKNESYFQAMHARDVVSNSVTYDSLENFLMDAKIDSAVGTTGTAGGSYNVARIAVSPEQLADSINYQGNVALIFGREGNGLSNQEIKLCDVIVSIPTHDYYPILNITHAAAIIFYEMFKREKSYPVDGLEAATKAEKESLMIYMDDIIQKLGYPTHKSKNASLVFKRIIERAFISGREAHTLKGTLRRINARIKEKGNEGEK